A window of Blautia argi genomic DNA:
AGGCAGAACCGGAAGACATAGAAACCATTGTCCGTCCCTGCGGACTTGGTAAAAGCAAGGCGCGGGATATCAGCGCCTGCATGAAAATTCTCTGGGATCAATATGGGGGCAAGGTGCCGGAAGATTTTGACGCACTTTTAAACCTACCAGGGATAGGCAGAAAAAGTGCAAATCTGATTATGGGAGATGTTTTCCAAAAGCCTGCCATTGTTACAGATACCCATTGTATCCGTCTGGTAAACCGTATGGGACTGGTGGATCAGATCAAGGATCCGAAAAAAGTGGAACTGGCGCTCTGGAAAATCATTCCCCCTGAGGAAGGCAGTGATTTTTGCCATCGTCTGGTTTATCATGGAAGAGATGTCTGTACAGCCAGGACAAAGCCCCATTGTGAGGACTGCTGTCTGAGAGATATCTGTGCGAGAAATGGGGTAGAATGAAGGGAGAGGGTAAAACCATGTTATTGACAAATTATGTAAGTGCAATGGAATACTGGAACGGTCGGATAGACAGCACCACAGATTATGATGCGTTTCGCTGGCATCAGTGGGTGCAACCTCTGGACTTAAATATTCAGGAAGAAATGCCGGAAAACAGACTGGGGTTTGCTTTTATCGGGTTTTGCAGTGAACAGGGTGTCAAACGGAATAAAGGGCGTGTAGGAACGGCTCTGGCGCCGGATTTTATCAGAGGTCAGATGTCCAATCTTCCCTGTACCTTTTCCAGAGAAGTGCAGTTTTACGATGCAGGAAATATCCTCTGTGACGAAATCTCCATGGAAGAAGGGCAGAGATTGCTGGGACTTGCAGTAGAGAGGCTTTTAGAGCTGCATCTGTTTCCCATTGTATTAGGTGGAGGACATGAAACAACATTTGGACATTTTCAGGGACATCGAGCAGATTTGCAGAAAAAAGGGAAGCCTTTAGACATGGGAATCATTAACTTTGACGCTCATTTTGACCTTCGTCCTTATGATAACGGGCCGTCTTCAGGCTCTATGTTCCGGCAGATTGCGGACATTTATAAAAAAGAGGGGGCAGAATACCGTTATCTTCCTCTGGGAATCCAGGAACACAGCAATACGGTCAGTCTTTTTAAATATGCCAGAGCTTTGGGGGTAAACTATATTTTGGCAAAAGAAATTCAAAATTCTAATTTTTCTACAGTTCTGGAAAAGGTGGATACCTTTTTGTATAAATGTAATTCCGCCTATCTTACCATTTGTACGGATGTGTTTTCTGCCGCTTTTGCGCCGGGGGTAAGTGCAACACAGGCTCTTGGGCTGGATCCGGAGGTGGTGCTTCCGATTATCAAGCATATTTTGCGGACACGGAAGATTCGTGGGTTTGATATCTGTGAGATTTCTCCCCGTTTTGACCAGGATAATACAACCGCAAAGCTGGGGGCAGTCCTTATTTTTGCAGTGGTAAATACGCTGTGTGAGTTAAATGGGCTGTCTATGGAAACGCTGGGAGAATAAAAGAAAAGGACAGATCCAAAACTTTTGTGAAAAGAAAAACAGGTGCTGAAAGAACCTGTCGCAGCAGGTATATCATTTCTGCTTTGTGCGATAGTTCCTCAGCATCTGCTTTTTATATGAAAATCGTTACATAAAAATCTGTTACTGCTGTTTTTCCTCTGCAGCGCGTACCTGTATCAGTTCCCCTGCAATGCTCACTGCGATTTCCGCAGGGGTTTCCGCCCGGATATCCAGTCCGATGGGCGTTTGAATCCGTTTCAGTTCTTTCGGTGTAAATCCGTCGTTTAACAGTTTGTCCCAAATCATGGCTTTTTTTCTTCTGCTTCCCATAACCCCAATATATTTTGCGGGCGTCTTTAAAATCTGCTGCTGCACCAGATAATCGTATTGGTGTCCTCTTGTCATAATGCAGACATAATCTTCAGCCGTGATTTCCAGATAGTCAGAAAGCTGCGAAAACTCTCCCCTGATGCATCTGGAAGCATCAGGAAAGAGTTTGGGATTGCTAAACTGCTTCCGGTCATCAAACACCGTGCAGGAGAAATCCAGATGTGCCAGAAGGGGAACCAGTTCCTGAGCCACATGACCGCCGCCGAAAATATAGACCATGCCCTTTCGAATCAGAGGCTCGCTATAATAACGCCGTCCGGAAATGGTGGCTTGTACGGCATGTTGCTTTAAAAGAGAGGAGGGCTCTGAAACAGACAGACCAATCAGGCCGCTTTTTTCCTGATAATAACCACATTGCCACACAGCTTCTTCTGTAATGTCCAGAATCAGCCAGGCATTTTCATTTTTATCCCAGTCCTTTAAAAGTTGACAGCAAAGCTTATAAAAGGCATCATTGTCCCAGGAAAGATACTGGAAATAAAGGGAAACATCTCCGCCGCAGATCATACCTAAATCCGCTGCCTGATTCTCCTGAAGACGATAAGCCTGGCAGGCGGATTTTTTGGCTTTTAAAAGATTTTGTGATTCTAAAACGGCAGTGTGTTCCACATTGCCGCCTCCTATGGTTCCAAAAGAGGTGCCGTCCGGAAGTACCAGCATTTTAGAGCCGGCGCCTCTTGGGGTGGAGCCTGAGCTGGCAATCACAGTGACAAATACAAAATCTTTTTTGTTTTCCATGGCTGCTTTGGCAGTTTCAAATAATTCTTTTATACTTTTCATATATGAAAACTCCTCATCAGAGATAAGTTACGCGCTCTTTGTCAAAAAATCCTCTGGTTTTGGGTTCTTCATCTGCTTCACCTACAGCAATGACAGCCAGAGGAAGGCTGGAAACCTTCAGTAAATCCTGCAGCTTTTCTACTCTTTCCATAACTGGATAAAAGCCGCACCAGCAGGTTCCGTATCCCAGTTCTGCAGCCTGCAAAAGCAGATTTTGAATGGCAGCGCCGCAGTCCTGAGGATAAAATTCGGCGCATTTTCCTTCCTGCAGATCCGGTCTGGCACAGACAACAATAGCAAGACTGGCGGTCTGGAGCATTTTGGTATGAGAACTGATTTCCATGATTTTTTTCCGTATATCTTCATTTTCTATGACTACAAATTCCCAGGGTCTGGTGTTGCATGCGCTGGGTGCAAACATGGCAGCCTCCAGCATGGTTTCAATATCTTTTCGGGGAATCTGGACTCCCTTTTTATACTTTCGGATACTGTGTCGGTTTCGAATTACTTCTGATGTATTCATGATAGATACCTCCTGTTTTTTTCTTTTCTCTTATTATAAACGTTTTGAGTGCAGGTTTAAAGTCCTGTTTTTCTGAAGGGTTTTTGTTTGGGTTGGGCTGTACCAGTGATAGTATTCTGCTTCTTATATTTAGAAACGATAAGGGAAAAAGAGCCGGAGAATTTACCTCTTTTTTTCATGGACGGGATATGGTAAAATAAGTCTGCAAAAAAGGACAAAAGAGGGGAACAGGAAGTTGAAACGAATTTTGGTACTGGAAGATGATTTGGCTTTAAATGCAGGTCTTTGTTTTGAACTGGATAATGCAGGATACTGTAGTATAAGCGCTTACAACTGTGCAAAAGCAATGCAGGTGCTGCAGCATGATAAATTGGATTTGGCAATTTTAGACGTAAATCTGCCGGACGGCAGTGGTTTTTCTGTATGTCAGGAGGCGAAAAGGCTGCGTCCGAATCTTCCCGTGATTTTTCTTACTGCCAATGACCTGGAGGAGGACGAGCTTACAGGGTTTGATTTGGGAGCAGAAGATTATGTGACAAAGCCTTTTCACACCTCTGTGCTTTTGCGGAGAATCGAAGTTGCGCTGCGGCGAAATTCGGAGAAAGATCTGGAAGCAGAGAAGAACTTCCAGGGCTTTGACGATGGTTTTCTGCGGATTGATTTGGAAACCCTGGAGGTGGTCTGCAACGGAGAAAAGCTGTCCCTTACACCAAATGAATATAAAATTTTAAGGCTTTTGCTTGCAAACAGCGGACAGATTCTCACCAGAGAGAGAATGTTGGAGCAGCTCTGGGGGAATGACGGGTGCTTTATTAATGACCACACCCTTACTGTGGTGATTAACCGGCTGCGGACTAAGTTGGAAGGAAAGGATAAGGCGTATATTCAGACCATTCGTGGAATCGGCTATGCGTGGAACGAAAAGCAGTCATGAAGCAGGGAGAGAAAAGAATGAAAAAAGCAGAAACATGGATTTCTGGACTTTTATATGGGATTTTGGGATTTTTCGGTGCTGGCATGGGATATCTGATTTGGCTTTTTGTTCCTATAGAAGAGGTAAGGATTCTTATGTTGGTTCTTGATATCAGCCTTGTGGCAGTGTGTCTGGCGCGGATCTGGTATGAAAAATACAGGGCAGGGAAACTGACGGATAATATCTGCGAAAGCCTGGACGATTTGATTTCCGGGAGAGAAGTACAAAGACAGCAGACCTTTGATGATTCTCTGGCGGATAAGGTACAGGGAAAGCTTTTGCAGTACGGAAATATTCTGCAGGAGGACAGAAAGGAAAACCGGGCAGAAAAGCAGAAACTACAGGAAATTATTTCCGATATTTCTCATCAGATTAAGACGCCAATGGCAAATATCAGGCTGTTTTCCAACATTTTGAAGCAGGAAAACCTGAGCTGCGGACAGAGAGAGGAATTTTCCCATACACTGGAATTCCAGGTAGATAAGCTGGAGTTTCTTTTGCAGTCCCTGATTAAAATGTCCCGGCTGGAAACCGGAACCTTTGTACTTCATATGGAGGGGCAAAATCTGTATCATACTCTGGTGCAGGCTGTGCAGGACGTATGGCAGGAGGCAGAAAAAAAGAACCTGAAAATAAACCTGGACTGCGATCTGGATATCCGTGCAAAATATGATGAAAAATGGACTCTGGAGGCAATGGAAAATCTGCTGACCAATGCAGTAAAATACACCCCTGAGGGTGGAAACATTCAAATCAGCGTTCACCCCTGGCAGTTTTATACAAGGGTGGATATTTCTGATACAGGAATCGGTATTGCAAAAGAGCATTATAATGACATTTTCAAGCGCTTTTACAGGGCAGAAGAGGTTGCTGCAAAGGAAGGGGTAGGGCTTGGTCTGTATCTTGCCCAGATGATTTTAAACAAACAAAGAGGTTATATTACAGTGAAATCAAAGCAGGGAGAGGGAAGCACCTTCTCTGTATATTTATTATCATAGAAAAGACAGAAACAGGACAGAAGAGGAAGACATGGAAAGCATTATTAAAGTAAGAGATTTGAAAAAATTTTATGGAAAAGGAGAAAGTCAGGTAAAAGCCTTAAACGGTGTGAATCTGAATATTGAAAAAGGAAAATTTACTGTTATTACAGGAAGTTCAGGCAGTGGAAAGACCACGCTTTTCAACATGATTGGCGGTCTGGATTATCCGGACAGCGGAAGCGTAGTGGTGGATAATATTGAATTAAAGGATATGAAGGAAAAGCAGTTGGCTGTTTTTCGGCGCAGCAAAATTGGGTTTATTTACCAGAATTATAATCTGATTCCCTCTCTGACCATAAAAGAGAATATTTTGTTTTCGGTAAATCTGGGAAAACAGGCTGTAGATAAAGAATTTTTCCGGGAAATTACGGGATTTTTAAAGCTGGAAAACCGTCTGGACGCGTATCCCGGACAGCTTTCCGGCGGAGGGCAACAGCGGGTGAGTATTGCCCGAGCGCTGATGTTAAAAAGTGGGATTGTCCTGGCTGATGAGCCAACCGGAAATTTAGATTCCTGCACCAGTCAGGAAGTGCTGGGGCTTTTGAAATCCGCGGCGCAGACGTATCGTCAGACTCTGGTTATGATTACCCACAATCTGGATATTGCTCAGATGGCGGACCGGGTTGTTCGCATGGAGGACGGACAGATTCTGGAAAGGACGGGCAGAATGCAATGGAAAACAACAATTTAAATATTTGCCGGAAGCTGGTTTTCTGCCAGATAAAAACCCATAAAAAAATCAGTATCTTGTCGGTTCTTACGGTTTTTTTGATTAGTATGGTCTATACCCTGCTGTTTCAGTTTCAGAGTGGAGAGGAGCAGGCTTATCATTTAAAATATCAGAAGGAATTTGGTTCAAAAAGCCAGATTGTATACCGGAATCTGACAAAGGAGCAGGCGGATTTGCTGGAAGAGCAGGAAAACATCAAAAATCTTGTCCGGCTGCAGCCTGCCGGGTATTTTGGAGGAGAAATACTGGAATACAGACAGCCTTTCCTGGCTGCTGAGGACAGTGGATATGCGGAATCGGTTTTTGCCATGCCGGAAACAGGACGTATGCCGCAAAAGGCGGGGGAAATTGCACTGGATACTATAACTCTGGAT
This region includes:
- a CDS encoding endonuclease III domain-containing protein, encoding MTTYTEEKKQELALEIIQRLKEEYPDAGCTLDYDQAWKLLVSVRLAAQCTDARVNVVVEDLYKKYPDVQALAQAEPEDIETIVRPCGLGKSKARDISACMKILWDQYGGKVPEDFDALLNLPGIGRKSANLIMGDVFQKPAIVTDTHCIRLVNRMGLVDQIKDPKKVELALWKIIPPEEGSDFCHRLVYHGRDVCTARTKPHCEDCCLRDICARNGVE
- the hutG gene encoding formimidoylglutamase → MLLTNYVSAMEYWNGRIDSTTDYDAFRWHQWVQPLDLNIQEEMPENRLGFAFIGFCSEQGVKRNKGRVGTALAPDFIRGQMSNLPCTFSREVQFYDAGNILCDEISMEEGQRLLGLAVERLLELHLFPIVLGGGHETTFGHFQGHRADLQKKGKPLDMGIINFDAHFDLRPYDNGPSSGSMFRQIADIYKKEGAEYRYLPLGIQEHSNTVSLFKYARALGVNYILAKEIQNSNFSTVLEKVDTFLYKCNSAYLTICTDVFSAAFAPGVSATQALGLDPEVVLPIIKHILRTRKIRGFDICEISPRFDQDNTTAKLGAVLIFAVVNTLCELNGLSMETLGE
- a CDS encoding XdhC family protein; this encodes MKSIKELFETAKAAMENKKDFVFVTVIASSGSTPRGAGSKMLVLPDGTSFGTIGGGNVEHTAVLESQNLLKAKKSACQAYRLQENQAADLGMICGGDVSLYFQYLSWDNDAFYKLCCQLLKDWDKNENAWLILDITEEAVWQCGYYQEKSGLIGLSVSEPSSLLKQHAVQATISGRRYYSEPLIRKGMVYIFGGGHVAQELVPLLAHLDFSCTVFDDRKQFSNPKLFPDASRCIRGEFSQLSDYLEITAEDYVCIMTRGHQYDYLVQQQILKTPAKYIGVMGSRRKKAMIWDKLLNDGFTPKELKRIQTPIGLDIRAETPAEIAVSIAGELIQVRAAEEKQQ
- a CDS encoding nitroreductase family protein → MNTSEVIRNRHSIRKYKKGVQIPRKDIETMLEAAMFAPSACNTRPWEFVVIENEDIRKKIMEISSHTKMLQTASLAIVVCARPDLQEGKCAEFYPQDCGAAIQNLLLQAAELGYGTCWCGFYPVMERVEKLQDLLKVSSLPLAVIAVGEADEEPKTRGFFDKERVTYL
- a CDS encoding response regulator transcription factor — encoded protein: MKRILVLEDDLALNAGLCFELDNAGYCSISAYNCAKAMQVLQHDKLDLAILDVNLPDGSGFSVCQEAKRLRPNLPVIFLTANDLEEDELTGFDLGAEDYVTKPFHTSVLLRRIEVALRRNSEKDLEAEKNFQGFDDGFLRIDLETLEVVCNGEKLSLTPNEYKILRLLLANSGQILTRERMLEQLWGNDGCFINDHTLTVVINRLRTKLEGKDKAYIQTIRGIGYAWNEKQS
- a CDS encoding sensor histidine kinase, coding for MKKAETWISGLLYGILGFFGAGMGYLIWLFVPIEEVRILMLVLDISLVAVCLARIWYEKYRAGKLTDNICESLDDLISGREVQRQQTFDDSLADKVQGKLLQYGNILQEDRKENRAEKQKLQEIISDISHQIKTPMANIRLFSNILKQENLSCGQREEFSHTLEFQVDKLEFLLQSLIKMSRLETGTFVLHMEGQNLYHTLVQAVQDVWQEAEKKNLKINLDCDLDIRAKYDEKWTLEAMENLLTNAVKYTPEGGNIQISVHPWQFYTRVDISDTGIGIAKEHYNDIFKRFYRAEEVAAKEGVGLGLYLAQMILNKQRGYITVKSKQGEGSTFSVYLLS
- a CDS encoding ABC transporter ATP-binding protein, which codes for MESIIKVRDLKKFYGKGESQVKALNGVNLNIEKGKFTVITGSSGSGKTTLFNMIGGLDYPDSGSVVVDNIELKDMKEKQLAVFRRSKIGFIYQNYNLIPSLTIKENILFSVNLGKQAVDKEFFREITGFLKLENRLDAYPGQLSGGGQQRVSIARALMLKSGIVLADEPTGNLDSCTSQEVLGLLKSAAQTYRQTLVMITHNLDIAQMADRVVRMEDGQILERTGRMQWKTTI